One Methanoculleus sp. 7T genomic window carries:
- a CDS encoding Coenzyme F420 hydrogenase/dehydrogenase, beta subunit C-terminal domain — MDTKTFKDLEAEVWATDLCSGCGACVAVCPADALRFAPGNTDAPVNIGYCKAENDSVPCGACYAACPRVDLTSQGKMLGSYQEIVAARSVFPVERKQSGGAVTAILVNALDEGLIDAVVTVTRDPWTMKPSSAVITSGDALIQHAGSRYSWWVPLLASLKEAVVTRKYRRIAVVGVPCVARATQAIRASDHDLLQPYAKAIRLVIGLFCTETFDYAKLVEGKLQSERKIEPWEIQRLDIKGKLDVYLQDERHVSIPLAELQESVRPGCRVCTDFTAVEADVSAGAVGSPDGYTTLVIRNDIGRGFVDRAVWQGKLATGGSVDLAAVERLAAKKAERRKE, encoded by the coding sequence ATGGATACGAAGACATTCAAAGATCTGGAGGCCGAGGTCTGGGCTACGGACCTCTGCTCCGGGTGCGGGGCGTGCGTGGCGGTCTGCCCGGCGGATGCCCTCCGGTTCGCACCGGGGAACACCGATGCACCGGTGAACATCGGTTACTGCAAGGCCGAGAACGACAGCGTCCCCTGCGGGGCATGCTATGCGGCCTGTCCGAGGGTCGACCTCACGTCGCAGGGGAAGATGCTCGGGTCGTACCAGGAGATCGTTGCGGCCCGGTCGGTATTCCCGGTTGAGCGGAAGCAGAGCGGCGGCGCAGTGACGGCGATCCTCGTCAACGCCCTCGATGAGGGGTTGATCGACGCGGTCGTCACGGTGACGAGGGACCCTTGGACGATGAAGCCGTCGTCGGCGGTGATCACCTCCGGAGACGCGCTCATCCAGCACGCAGGGAGCCGCTACTCGTGGTGGGTGCCGCTCCTTGCGTCCCTCAAAGAGGCCGTGGTCACCCGGAAGTACCGGCGGATCGCGGTCGTAGGCGTGCCCTGTGTGGCACGGGCGACGCAGGCGATCCGGGCGAGCGACCACGACCTCCTTCAGCCCTACGCGAAGGCGATCCGGCTCGTGATCGGCCTCTTCTGCACGGAGACCTTCGACTACGCGAAACTGGTCGAGGGAAAACTGCAGTCCGAGCGTAAGATCGAGCCCTGGGAGATCCAGCGTCTGGACATCAAGGGGAAACTGGACGTCTACCTGCAGGATGAGCGGCATGTCTCCATTCCGCTCGCCGAACTCCAGGAGTCGGTCCGGCCCGGGTGCCGGGTCTGCACCGACTTCACGGCGGTGGAGGCGGACGTCTCGGCCGGCGCGGTCGGGTCGCCAGACGGCTACACGACGCTTGTGATCAGAAACGACATCGGCAGAGGATTCGTCGACCGGGCGGTCTGGCAGGGGAAACTTGCGACCGGCGGGAGCGTCGACCTCGCCGCAGTCGAGCGCCTGGCTGCGAAGAAGGCAGAGCGCCGGAAGGAATAA
- a CDS encoding ArsR/SmtB family transcription factor, with amino-acid sequence MTEDEKYQDASLPLPPDIEESLYRCGGIAGLVEQLPGDPALKRQSTLYRALADPLRLKILAMLSVQSLCVCVIKAVLSIADSKLSYHLSVLKKAGLIAGEAQGNWIIYRLTDDGAVWTARPGMGHDEQANTGNAERSRPPADNYGLLFSLHR; translated from the coding sequence ATGACAGAAGACGAAAAATACCAGGATGCATCCCTGCCCCTCCCTCCTGACATTGAGGAGTCGCTCTACCGGTGCGGCGGCATCGCAGGACTGGTAGAGCAGTTGCCGGGCGATCCGGCGCTCAAACGGCAGAGCACTCTCTACCGTGCGCTCGCCGATCCGCTCCGCCTCAAGATCCTCGCGATGCTTTCTGTGCAGTCGCTCTGTGTCTGCGTCATCAAGGCGGTGCTTTCAATAGCAGATTCGAAGTTATCCTACCATCTCTCAGTCCTGAAGAAGGCGGGACTGATCGCCGGAGAGGCACAGGGGAACTGGATCATCTACCGGCTCACCGATGATGGGGCGGTGTGGACTGCACGACCCGGCATGGGCCACGACGAGCAGGCTAATACCGGGAACGCAGAGCGCTCAAGACCGCCGGCGGACAACTACGGCCTGCTGTTCAGTCTGCACAGGTAA
- a CDS encoding thioredoxin family protein: MKIEVLGTGCAKCKRLAKNVETAIKDLGIEAELVKVDDITEIMDRGVMLTPALAVDGELKVSGRVADVKEIKEILQG; the protein is encoded by the coding sequence ATGAAGATAGAAGTGCTCGGAACCGGCTGCGCCAAGTGCAAGCGGCTCGCAAAGAACGTGGAGACGGCGATTAAAGACCTCGGCATCGAGGCCGAACTCGTCAAGGTCGACGACATCACAGAGATCATGGATCGCGGCGTGATGCTGACCCCTGCCCTTGCCGTCGATGGGGAACTGAAGGTCTCCGGCCGGGTAGCGGACGTCAAGGAGATCAAGGAGATCCTGCAGGGGTGA
- a CDS encoding putative zinc-binding protein, with translation MVRERRVIVACCGGSYAGQLACRGAVRLAREGYGDLVAVAAVAAVCRPEIEQVQAADDVVVIDGCETGCARAILERLGLEPDQYIVVAGLPLRSTGYLGIDPQDVDAVVSAGWVRDAGICILRGEKPWC, from the coding sequence ATGGTCCGCGAACGGCGTGTTATTGTCGCCTGTTGCGGAGGGTCGTACGCTGGACAACTCGCTTGCCGAGGCGCGGTGCGGCTCGCCCGTGAGGGTTACGGCGACCTTGTTGCCGTCGCGGCCGTCGCCGCCGTGTGCAGGCCCGAGATCGAACAGGTGCAGGCTGCTGACGACGTCGTGGTCATCGACGGCTGCGAGACCGGCTGCGCCCGGGCCATCCTTGAGCGGCTGGGTCTTGAGCCCGACCAGTATATCGTCGTTGCCGGGCTCCCCCTCCGATCGACTGGCTACCTAGGGATCGACCCGCAGGACGTCGATGCGGTCGTCTCCGCCGGATGGGTGCGAGACGCCGGGATCTGCATTCTCCGGGGGGAGAAACCATGGTGCTGA
- a CDS encoding GltB/FmdC/FwdC-like GXGXG domain-containing protein — protein sequence MVKPVTIDAKGMHYTPLNQQIRKAVEDGASEVIVENVLGQRFIGDGLRGDATIHIHGVAGGDLAMFMSGPTVIVHGNAEHAPGNTMDSGKVVIHGSAGDAVAHSMRGGKVFVRGDIGYRGGIHMKQYETQRPILVVGGSAQTFLGEYMAGGLLVVLGLDGVMKAREIGSGIHGGEIIIRGDVGDSCLAAGAKKVSLTDADRARIAPVLREFAGDFGLDPEPLVSADYTRIVPASARPFAGKYTWE from the coding sequence ATGGTAAAACCAGTCACGATTGATGCGAAGGGGATGCACTACACCCCCTTAAACCAGCAGATTCGGAAGGCCGTGGAGGACGGGGCCAGCGAGGTTATCGTCGAAAACGTCCTCGGACAGCGGTTCATCGGCGACGGTCTCCGGGGAGACGCCACCATCCATATCCACGGTGTCGCGGGCGGCGACCTCGCCATGTTCATGAGCGGGCCGACCGTCATCGTCCACGGCAACGCGGAGCACGCCCCCGGCAACACGATGGATTCCGGGAAGGTAGTGATCCACGGGAGCGCCGGCGATGCGGTGGCGCACAGCATGCGGGGCGGCAAGGTCTTCGTCCGCGGGGACATCGGCTACCGGGGCGGCATCCATATGAAGCAGTACGAGACGCAACGCCCCATACTGGTCGTCGGAGGGTCGGCGCAGACGTTCCTCGGCGAGTACATGGCCGGCGGCCTTCTCGTCGTCCTCGGTCTCGACGGGGTCATGAAGGCCCGCGAGATCGGAAGCGGGATCCACGGCGGGGAGATCATCATCCGCGGAGATGTGGGCGATTCCTGCCTCGCCGCAGGGGCAAAGAAGGTGTCGCTCACCGATGCGGACCGCGCACGGATCGCCCCGGTTCTCCGGGAGTTTGCCGGCGACTTCGGGCTCGACCCGGAGCCGCTCGTGAGCGCGGACTACACCCGGATCGTTCCTGCAAGCGCAAGGCCCTTTGCCGGGAAGTATACGTGGGAGTGA
- a CDS encoding permease: protein MDTVTSLITAGQFFVVIAGELVLLFVGITFLVGLLQAYIPEERIRSVLAGRRQGVGNVIAAGFGALTPFCSCSTVPILLGLLDVGVPFGVCMSFLLASPLLNPVILALLVALVGVVPTAVYAAVTFTAAVVLGWLLGRLGYGRYVKDVMVEGRPEPCSCDASHGARIRGAFSFAVGLFRQVLPYLLLGAGIGAFIYGFVPEDLIVTVAGPSNPLAIPVAAVIGVPMYIRAETLIPVSAVLLDKGMGIGAVMALIIGGAGASIPEVTLLAAIFERRLLAAFVVIILGVAVLAGVAFQTLAVI, encoded by the coding sequence ATGGATACTGTCACCAGCCTTATTACCGCCGGACAGTTCTTCGTCGTCATCGCCGGGGAACTGGTCCTGCTCTTTGTGGGGATCACCTTCCTCGTCGGGCTGCTTCAGGCCTACATCCCCGAGGAGCGGATCCGGAGCGTGCTTGCCGGGAGGCGGCAGGGCGTCGGGAACGTCATCGCGGCCGGGTTCGGGGCGCTCACCCCGTTCTGCTCCTGTTCGACCGTCCCCATCCTGCTCGGCCTCCTCGATGTCGGGGTTCCCTTCGGGGTCTGCATGTCGTTCCTGCTCGCCTCCCCGCTCTTGAACCCGGTGATCCTCGCCCTCCTCGTGGCGCTCGTCGGGGTCGTCCCGACTGCCGTCTACGCCGCCGTCACCTTCACGGCCGCAGTCGTGCTGGGCTGGCTCCTCGGCCGGCTCGGCTACGGGCGCTACGTCAAAGATGTGATGGTCGAAGGGAGGCCGGAACCCTGCAGTTGCGATGCAAGCCACGGCGCCCGGATTCGGGGGGCGTTCTCTTTCGCGGTCGGTCTTTTCCGGCAGGTGCTCCCTTACCTCCTGCTCGGCGCCGGGATCGGGGCGTTCATCTACGGGTTCGTCCCCGAAGACCTGATCGTCACGGTCGCGGGACCGAGCAACCCCCTCGCCATCCCGGTCGCGGCGGTCATCGGCGTGCCGATGTACATCCGGGCGGAGACGCTCATCCCGGTGAGCGCCGTCCTCCTCGATAAGGGAATGGGCATCGGCGCCGTGATGGCGCTGATCATCGGCGGCGCGGGAGCGAGCATCCCGGAGGTGACGCTGCTTGCCGCGATCTTCGAGCGGCGCCTTCTCGCCGCTTTCGTGGTAATCATCCTCGGCGTCGCCGTCCTGGCCGGCGTGGCGTTCCAGACCCTTGCCGTCATCTGA
- a CDS encoding glutamate synthase-related protein translates to MSSNFGSIPLRYRVSIDREQCMECGRCIDNCSYGVFRRDGDRILINSRKCTACHRCLAYCPRDAIMLEEHPCDYRSHPVWNRQVREAIYNQARTGKIILAGMGSVANLPVIFDHLMLDACQVTTPPTDPLREPVELRTYLGKKPSRLDFRRNSNGDVELSTELAPNLMVETPILLGHMSYGAISLNAQVSMARAAKETGTYMGTGEGGLHPGLYPYQDRMIVQVASGRFGVNIDYLERGAAIEVKLGQGAKPGIGGHLTGEKVSKDVSRTRMIPQGSDAISPAPHHDIYGIEDLPQLVRSIKEATGWKKPVFAKVAAVNNTAENVAAVARASVDAIAIDGFRGGTGAAPRVFRDHVGIPIEVAIASADRELRKQGLRNEVSLIACGSIRESADVVKAIALGADAVYIGTAALAAMGCRVCGNCYQGLCPWGIATQRDDLVQRLNPDVASKQVANLIHAWTMEVTELMGAAGINSIESLRGNRDRLRGFMLDEGLLNVLDVKPVGA, encoded by the coding sequence ATGAGCAGCAACTTCGGCAGCATCCCGCTCCGCTACCGGGTCAGTATCGACCGGGAGCAGTGCATGGAGTGCGGACGGTGCATCGATAACTGTTCCTACGGCGTCTTCCGGCGGGATGGGGACCGGATCCTGATCAACTCCCGGAAGTGCACCGCCTGTCACCGGTGCCTCGCCTACTGCCCCCGTGACGCCATCATGCTTGAGGAGCACCCCTGCGACTACCGGAGCCACCCAGTCTGGAACCGGCAGGTCAGGGAGGCGATCTACAACCAGGCACGGACCGGCAAGATCATCCTCGCCGGGATGGGCAGTGTCGCAAACCTCCCGGTCATCTTCGACCACCTGATGCTGGACGCCTGCCAGGTCACCACGCCGCCCACGGACCCGCTCCGCGAGCCCGTCGAACTCCGGACCTACCTCGGGAAGAAGCCGTCGAGACTGGACTTCCGGCGGAATTCGAACGGGGACGTCGAACTCTCCACGGAACTCGCCCCGAACCTCATGGTCGAGACCCCGATCCTGCTCGGCCACATGAGTTACGGTGCGATCAGCCTCAACGCTCAGGTCTCCATGGCGAGAGCGGCAAAGGAGACGGGCACCTACATGGGTACCGGGGAAGGCGGACTGCATCCCGGTCTCTATCCCTACCAGGACCGGATGATCGTCCAGGTCGCCTCCGGGCGGTTTGGTGTGAACATCGATTACCTGGAGCGCGGTGCGGCTATCGAGGTCAAACTCGGCCAAGGTGCAAAGCCGGGCATCGGCGGGCACCTCACGGGCGAGAAGGTCAGTAAGGATGTCTCCAGAACCAGGATGATCCCGCAGGGAAGCGACGCCATCAGCCCGGCGCCGCACCACGACATCTACGGCATCGAGGACCTCCCCCAACTCGTCAGGTCCATCAAGGAGGCGACGGGGTGGAAGAAGCCGGTCTTCGCCAAGGTCGCGGCCGTCAACAACACTGCCGAGAACGTGGCGGCCGTTGCCCGCGCATCGGTCGACGCCATCGCCATCGACGGGTTCCGCGGCGGCACCGGCGCGGCACCGCGGGTCTTCCGCGACCACGTCGGCATCCCGATCGAGGTCGCCATCGCGAGCGCCGACCGAGAACTCCGCAAGCAGGGACTCAGGAACGAGGTATCCCTCATCGCCTGCGGCAGTATCCGGGAGAGCGCGGACGTCGTGAAGGCGATCGCTCTCGGCGCGGACGCAGTCTACATCGGCACCGCGGCGCTCGCGGCGATGGGCTGCCGGGTCTGCGGGAACTGTTACCAGGGCCTCTGTCCCTGGGGTATCGCCACCCAGCGCGACGACTTGGTGCAGCGTTTGAACCCCGACGTTGCATCAAAGCAGGTGGCGAACCTGATCCATGCATGGACGATGGAGGTCACCGAACTGATGGGCGCGGCCGGTATCAACAGCATCGAGAGTCTGCGGGGCAACCGCGACAGGCTCCGGGGCTTTATGCTGGATGAGGGCCTGCTGAACGTCCTCGACGTCAAACCGGTGGGAGCGTGA
- a CDS encoding putative zinc-binding protein has product MAEQTVPQCTCGSGVEPAGGTTRIIFACAGASKAGQLTNEAAVQLTKEGYGNIACTASLAVGTPSIKKKVEAADEVIVIDGCPVGCARQIAERAGVTPDQEIVVTDLGIEKGGSLDLSGEDVETVVSAAWEGRGREKQEQKSEGSGGCGCGCGTDCGCGGSTDTLVVEWQHVGRDIENTCERCGATGRSVMDVVEQIRPILEEEGIAVRFIETVLENEAIADSNCILFNGVPLENLIEGMEVTSTPCASCACITGQDDVECRAVEYGGERYESIPPELIARAALKALGLE; this is encoded by the coding sequence ATGGCGGAACAGACAGTGCCGCAGTGCACCTGCGGGAGCGGCGTCGAGCCGGCGGGCGGAACGACGCGGATCATCTTCGCCTGCGCCGGCGCATCGAAGGCCGGACAGCTTACAAACGAGGCTGCCGTCCAGTTGACGAAGGAAGGATACGGGAACATCGCCTGCACGGCATCCCTCGCCGTCGGGACGCCCTCGATCAAGAAGAAAGTCGAGGCGGCGGACGAGGTGATCGTCATCGACGGCTGCCCGGTCGGCTGCGCCCGCCAGATCGCCGAGCGGGCCGGGGTTACGCCCGACCAGGAGATCGTGGTCACAGATCTCGGGATCGAGAAGGGCGGAAGCCTCGACCTCTCCGGAGAGGACGTGGAGACGGTCGTCTCCGCCGCCTGGGAGGGACGGGGAAGAGAGAAGCAGGAGCAGAAGTCTGAGGGCTCCGGTGGATGCGGCTGTGGTTGCGGTACCGATTGCGGCTGCGGGGGCTCGACGGATACTCTCGTCGTCGAATGGCAACATGTCGGAAGAGACATCGAGAACACCTGCGAGCGGTGCGGCGCGACCGGGCGGTCGGTGATGGACGTCGTCGAGCAGATACGCCCCATCCTTGAGGAAGAAGGCATCGCGGTCCGGTTCATCGAGACCGTCCTTGAAAACGAGGCGATAGCGGACTCAAACTGCATCCTCTTCAATGGGGTGCCGCTTGAGAACCTCATCGAAGGCATGGAGGTTACCAGCACGCCCTGCGCCTCCTGCGCCTGCATCACCGGGCAGGATGATGTCGAGTGCCGTGCGGTCGAGTACGGCGGCGAGCGCTATGAGTCGATCCCGCCGGAGCTGATCGCCCGGGCGGCACTGAAGGCGCTCGGGCTGGAGTGA
- a CDS encoding permease codes for MIDILIGALASGLASVLDYLSAHVLTCLVPAFFIAGAIAAFVKKDAILKYFSPDTPKHISYGIASVSGTILAVCSCTILPIFAGILKKGSGIGPATTFLFAGPAINILAIIYTARVLGFSLGVARAVSAVVLAIVIGLAMALIFRSTDVETLKQKAMAPSVAGACEEEKPRWVTPAFFALLVGVLVFGASPLEWVIRLSIVYILTLAIAVLLIYYFDKDEVTDWGLETWDLTKKIFPILIGGTFLVGIIAFFLPPETFQPYFGNNSLGANFLAAVVGMILYMPTLLEVPIIGTTFGYTTGHMASGPALALLLAGPTVSLPSVLVLHRIMGAKKTAAYVGLVVVFATIAGFLYGNGMSLL; via the coding sequence ATGATTGACATCCTCATCGGCGCTCTGGCATCCGGGCTTGCCTCCGTGCTCGACTACCTCTCGGCACACGTCCTCACCTGCCTGGTCCCGGCGTTCTTCATCGCCGGCGCCATCGCGGCCTTTGTGAAGAAGGACGCGATACTGAAGTACTTCAGCCCGGACACGCCCAAGCACATCTCCTATGGGATAGCATCGGTATCCGGGACGATCCTTGCTGTCTGCAGCTGCACTATCCTCCCGATCTTTGCCGGCATCCTCAAGAAAGGGAGCGGCATCGGCCCCGCGACGACGTTCCTCTTTGCAGGGCCGGCCATCAACATCCTCGCGATCATCTACACCGCCCGGGTGCTCGGGTTCAGCCTTGGGGTGGCGAGGGCAGTCTCTGCAGTCGTCCTCGCCATTGTGATCGGGCTTGCCATGGCACTGATCTTCCGGTCGACGGACGTGGAGACCCTGAAGCAGAAGGCAATGGCCCCAAGCGTCGCCGGGGCATGCGAGGAGGAGAAGCCGCGCTGGGTCACGCCCGCGTTCTTCGCCCTCCTCGTCGGGGTGCTGGTCTTCGGGGCGTCGCCGCTTGAGTGGGTGATCCGGCTCTCGATCGTCTACATCCTCACCCTCGCGATCGCCGTCCTGCTCATCTACTACTTCGATAAGGACGAAGTGACCGACTGGGGGCTGGAGACATGGGACCTGACGAAGAAGATCTTTCCCATCCTGATCGGGGGGACCTTCCTCGTCGGGATCATCGCGTTCTTCCTCCCGCCGGAGACCTTCCAGCCCTACTTCGGGAACAACTCGCTCGGGGCGAACTTCCTTGCGGCCGTTGTCGGGATGATCCTCTACATGCCAACGCTGCTTGAGGTCCCGATCATCGGCACGACCTTCGGCTACACCACCGGGCACATGGCCTCAGGGCCGGCGCTTGCCCTCCTGCTCGCCGGTCCGACGGTCAGCCTCCCCTCCGTCCTTGTCCTCCACCGGATCATGGGGGCGAAAAAGACAGCGGCCTATGTGGGGCTGGTGGTCGTCTTCGCGACCATTGCCGGGTTCCTGTACGGGAACGGGATGTCACTACTCTAG
- a CDS encoding ferredoxin-thioredoxin reductase catalytic domain-containing protein: MADDEPTTLTEDELVKEIRVWAEEYAREHDLVLNPDERVRDAVIRGLARNQLRYGRRYCPCRIRRGVPEDDAKIACPCAYHQEEIASEGKCRCNLFFRKMRGHIPMMEYGCYSPRQNPGVLKRSEIGE; encoded by the coding sequence ATGGCAGACGACGAACCGACGACTCTAACCGAGGATGAACTGGTCAAGGAGATCCGTGTCTGGGCTGAAGAGTACGCCCGCGAACACGATCTCGTGCTCAACCCGGACGAACGGGTTAGAGACGCCGTCATCCGGGGGCTCGCCCGGAACCAGCTCCGCTACGGCAGGCGCTACTGCCCCTGCCGCATCCGGAGGGGTGTGCCCGAAGATGATGCGAAGATCGCCTGCCCCTGCGCCTATCACCAAGAGGAGATCGCCAGCGAGGGCAAATGCCGCTGCAACCTATTCTTCCGGAAGATGAGGGGGCATATTCCGATGATGGAGTACGGCTGCTACAGCCCCCGGCAGAATCCGGGAGTTCTGAAGAGAAGCGAGATTGGTGAGTGA
- a CDS encoding thioredoxin family protein yields the protein MVLIEVFGTGCVKCKRMNKNVEIAVRELKIDAEIHKIESLSAMIERGVMLTPALYVDGEAKVVGHVPCVEDIKQILLGVK from the coding sequence ATGGTGCTGATAGAGGTATTCGGGACCGGCTGCGTCAAGTGCAAGCGAATGAACAAGAATGTCGAGATCGCCGTCAGGGAACTCAAGATCGATGCGGAGATCCACAAGATCGAGAGCCTCAGTGCGATGATCGAGCGAGGGGTGATGCTGACGCCAGCGCTTTACGTCGATGGCGAGGCTAAAGTCGTCGGCCACGTCCCCTGCGTCGAGGATATCAAACAGATACTGCTTGGAGTGAAGTGA
- a CDS encoding arsenate reductase/protein-tyrosine-phosphatase family protein produces MNACYGDRYEAFSAGTAPGILNPCAVRAMAEIGIDVSGHRSKGLGEFDGQEMDYLVTVCEEVSPSRPRDFGATLFAGIPAPAYYFVGIGSGF; encoded by the coding sequence CTGAACGCCTGCTATGGTGACCGTTACGAGGCCTTCTCGGCCGGCACCGCACCGGGAATCCTGAACCCCTGTGCCGTCCGGGCGATGGCCGAGATCGGGATCGATGTCTCCGGCCACCGTTCAAAGGGCCTCGGTGAGTTCGACGGGCAGGAGATGGACTACCTGGTCACCGTCTGCGAAGAGGTGTCCCCCTCCCGGCCAAGGGATTTTGGGGCGACCTTGTTTGCGGGTATCCCGGCACCCGCATATTATTTTGTTGGTATTGGATCGGGGTTTTGA